The Myroides phaeus DNA segment CCCACAAAATGCTCGTTTATTTACAGGTGGAGATATTACTTTACAAGGAAACTTTGACCCAAGCCGTTTAATGTCGCCAATTCCTACTATCAAAAAGATGGTACACGAAATGATTGACGCATTCGGAAAAGATAAATATATCGTGAATTTAGGACACGGTATCTTACCTCATATCCCTGTTGACCACGCAAAAGCTTTTATCGAAGCTGTGAAAGAATACGAACAGAAATAATAAATATAAACAGAAAGGTTTACGAGTTAATTGTAAACTTTTCTGTCTTTTTATACCATATCGTTTATGCTAAATAAAGGAATAAAAAGTGAAGAGGATAGACGCATTGAGTCTATCGTTATGAAATTGTCGTCTATTGGTTTTGTACCAGAGGACAAAAAGGTTATGGAAGACTTAGATGAGGAGTTGAAGAAAGTAGGGTTGAGTTATGAACATATGTTGACAATGGCAGATAAGGAATTAGCACAACATTTACATCGACTTAATTTTGCTTGGGATAAAATGGAGCAATTTGCAGATATTTTAGTTCAATGGGCTAAAAAAGAGGTTGCTTTAAAGCCAAAAGCAAAGGCAGTCTATCAATATATCCAGGATGAAAGCAAAATGTTTTCATTTGATATAATGAGTAAGATTAGCCAATTATAAAACAAGGTGATTGTTATGGCTATTGCGTACTATATCTGTTGTGATATAACTTTAATAGCTAACAAAAAACAGCGAGGGTAAACTTATAAACAGTAGTGTTAATAAGTTCTTTTTTGTAGTAAAAAGCCTTCGGAAAGAATAGGTAGTATGAAAGAAAAATTTTATCAGTATATACAACAACTACAAGACCAAATTACAAAAGGGTTAGAGGATGTTGATGGAAAAGCTAAGTTTCAAGAAGACTTGTGGACTCGCCCTGAAGGGGGAGGTGGAAGAACACGTGTCATTGAAAATGGGAATGTATTTGAAAAAGGGGGAGTAAACATTTCTGCTGTTCACGGCGTTTTACCTGTTTCAATGCAAAAGTATTTTAATGTAGGAGATGTTGATTTCTTCGCTTGTGGATTGAGTTTAGTTATTCACCCTACAAGTCCAATGGTGCCAACTGTTCACGCAAATTGGCGTTATTTTGAAATGTATGATAAACAAGGAAATGTAGTTCGTTCTTGGTTTGGAGGAGGACAAGACCTTACGCCTTATTACTTATTTGATGAGGATGCGACTCACTTTCATTCTGTGTGTAAAACGGCTTGTGATAAACACAATGAAGCGTTTTATCCTCAGTATAAAAAGCAATGTGATGAGTA contains these protein-coding regions:
- the hemF gene encoding oxygen-dependent coproporphyrinogen oxidase, with protein sequence MKEKFYQYIQQLQDQITKGLEDVDGKAKFQEDLWTRPEGGGGRTRVIENGNVFEKGGVNISAVHGVLPVSMQKYFNVGDVDFFACGLSLVIHPTSPMVPTVHANWRYFEMYDKQGNVVRSWFGGGQDLTPYYLFDEDATHFHSVCKTACDKHNEAFYPQYKKQCDEYFWNAHRNEARGVGGLFFDRLEETTEMTSQQWYDFVTEVGNSFLEAYVPIVEKRKDLPYTDEQRNWQEIRRGRYVEFNLVHDKGTLFGLKTNGRIESILMSLPPHVQWVYDHHPEEGSEEARLLEILGNPREWAI